In one Bacillus thuringiensis genomic region, the following are encoded:
- a CDS encoding YrzQ family protein: MNLRNSLIALGVGAAAYQYARKQDVFSKRNMKKARKMIKSYL, translated from the coding sequence TTGAATCTACGCAATTCATTAATCGCATTAGGTGTTGGAGCTGCAGCATATCAATATGCTCGTAAACAAGATGTATTTTCAAAACGCAATATGAAAAAAGCACGTAAGATGATTAAGTCTTACTTATAA
- the recD2 gene encoding SF1B family DNA helicase RecD2 yields the protein MGNQHAMDLFEEEKKFIKAQVLHTIFHNEENLYSVVSMKVIETNETYDEKKVMINGHFPRMHEDEVFTLTGHFKDHPKYGKQYMVETFKKELPQTKAGMVQYLASDLFKGIGKRTAEKIVDHLGEHAISKIMDDPEALNGVVNKQKAQEIYETIVEHQGLEKVMSFLNGYGFGTKLSIKIYQQYKEMTLEVIRNNPYQLIEEVDGIGFGRADDIGRALGISGNHDDRVRAGCFYTLENVSLQLGHVYMRKDQLVRETMSLLNNQEGRVTEEDIIGCIETMQSEGKVIIEEERVYLATLFYSEKGVVKSIRRLMNQEETPSFPEAEVLKTLGEIEEQLNVQYAPFQQEAIQTALHKPMMLLTGGPGTGKTTVIKGIVEMYASLHGLSLNPNEYSDDNPFPILLTAPTGRAAKRMSESTGLPACTIHRLLGWTPEGSFQRNETDPVQGKLLIIDEFSMVDIWLANQLFKSLPTNIQVIVVGDEDQLPSVGPGQVLKDLLNAGAVPTVKLTEIYRQAEGSSVIQLAHAIKNGTLPPDLAQNQKDRSFIGCTGAQIVEVVKKVCENAKTKGFSARDVQVLAPMYRGPAGINVLNEALQQVFNPKREKSKEIAYGDVVYRRGDKVLQLVNQPESQVFNGDIGEIVSVFYAKENVEQQDMIIVSFDGIEVTYTKPDLNQITHAYCCSIHKSQGSEFPIVIMPIVRSYNRMLRRNLIYTGITRSKKFLIICGEEAAFQSGVNRLDDAMRQTTLASRLQESQGEVQMVTVNGEEMDVENISPYDFM from the coding sequence ATGGGAAATCAACATGCAATGGATTTGTTTGAGGAAGAGAAAAAGTTTATAAAAGCGCAAGTTCTTCATACCATTTTCCACAACGAAGAAAACCTCTATTCCGTTGTCAGTATGAAAGTCATTGAAACGAATGAAACATATGACGAAAAGAAAGTAATGATAAACGGTCATTTTCCCCGCATGCATGAAGATGAAGTGTTTACATTGACAGGTCACTTTAAGGACCATCCAAAGTATGGAAAACAATATATGGTTGAAACATTTAAAAAAGAATTGCCGCAAACAAAAGCAGGTATGGTGCAATATTTAGCGAGTGATTTATTTAAAGGGATAGGAAAGCGTACAGCTGAAAAAATTGTGGACCATCTCGGAGAACATGCTATTTCGAAAATTATGGATGACCCTGAGGCATTAAATGGTGTTGTTAATAAACAAAAGGCTCAGGAAATATATGAGACAATTGTTGAACATCAAGGGCTAGAGAAAGTAATGAGCTTTTTAAATGGCTACGGTTTTGGAACGAAACTTTCTATTAAGATTTACCAGCAATATAAAGAGATGACATTAGAAGTGATTCGTAATAATCCGTATCAACTTATCGAAGAAGTGGATGGGATTGGTTTTGGAAGAGCAGATGATATAGGGCGTGCGTTAGGGATATCGGGTAATCATGACGACCGTGTACGCGCAGGATGTTTTTACACATTAGAGAATGTCTCATTACAACTTGGTCACGTTTATATGAGGAAAGATCAACTTGTAAGAGAAACGATGTCACTTTTAAACAATCAAGAAGGAAGAGTGACTGAGGAAGATATTATAGGTTGTATTGAAACGATGCAAAGCGAAGGGAAAGTCATCATAGAAGAAGAACGAGTGTATTTAGCAACGTTATTCTACTCTGAGAAAGGTGTTGTAAAGTCTATTCGCAGGCTTATGAATCAAGAAGAAACACCTTCATTTCCAGAAGCAGAAGTGTTAAAAACGTTAGGTGAAATTGAAGAACAACTGAACGTACAATATGCACCGTTTCAGCAAGAAGCAATTCAAACGGCACTTCATAAACCGATGATGTTATTGACAGGTGGACCAGGAACAGGGAAAACAACAGTTATTAAAGGGATTGTTGAAATGTATGCATCACTACACGGGTTATCGTTAAATCCGAATGAATACAGTGATGATAATCCATTTCCAATACTATTAACAGCTCCAACAGGAAGAGCAGCGAAGCGAATGAGTGAATCAACAGGACTTCCAGCTTGCACAATTCACCGTTTACTTGGTTGGACGCCAGAAGGATCGTTCCAGCGTAATGAAACGGATCCTGTCCAAGGTAAGCTCCTTATTATCGATGAATTTTCAATGGTTGATATTTGGCTTGCAAATCAGCTATTTAAGTCGTTGCCGACGAACATTCAAGTTATCGTTGTAGGTGATGAAGATCAGTTGCCATCTGTAGGACCTGGACAAGTATTAAAAGATTTATTAAATGCAGGCGCAGTTCCGACAGTGAAGCTTACTGAAATTTATCGTCAAGCGGAAGGCTCATCAGTGATTCAACTTGCCCATGCGATAAAAAATGGAACTCTACCACCAGATTTAGCACAAAATCAAAAAGATCGTTCATTTATCGGCTGTACAGGAGCTCAAATTGTTGAGGTTGTGAAAAAAGTTTGTGAAAATGCTAAAACAAAAGGCTTTAGCGCAAGAGATGTACAAGTATTAGCACCGATGTACCGCGGGCCTGCTGGTATTAATGTATTAAACGAAGCGCTGCAACAAGTATTTAATCCGAAGAGGGAAAAGAGTAAAGAAATTGCTTACGGTGATGTTGTGTACCGAAGAGGCGATAAAGTACTGCAACTCGTGAATCAGCCGGAGAGCCAAGTGTTTAATGGTGATATTGGGGAAATTGTTTCGGTGTTTTATGCGAAAGAAAACGTTGAGCAACAAGATATGATTATCGTTTCGTTTGATGGAATTGAGGTAACGTATACGAAGCCCGATTTAAATCAAATTACGCATGCATATTGTTGTTCCATTCATAAATCACAAGGTAGTGAATTTCCGATTGTTATTATGCCAATCGTGAGGAGTTACAACCGTATGTTACGTCGTAATTTAATTTACACGGGCATTACAAGAAGTAAGAAGTTCCTTATTATTTGCGGAGAGGAAGCAGCTTTCCAATCTGGTGTAAATCGCCTTGATGATGCAATGCGTCAAACAACCTTAGCTAGTCGCTTGCAAGAATCACAAGGAGAAGTACAGATGGTCACAGTTAATGGCGAGGAAATGGACGTGGAAAACATTTCACCGTATGATTTCATGTAA
- a CDS encoding tetratricopeptide repeat protein: MSNKLETGIQYMQEGNWEEAAKNFTEAIEENPKDALGYINFANLLDVLGDSERAILFYKRALELDDKSAAAYYGLGNVYYGQEQFNEAKAVFEQAMQAGLQSADVTFMVGITHVQLGNDRLALPFLQRATELDENDVEAVFQCGLCFARLEHIQEAKPYFEKVLEMDEEHADAYYNLGVAYVFEEDNEKALALFKKATEIQPDHFLAGNGIRLLEQEAE; the protein is encoded by the coding sequence AAGGAAATTGGGAAGAAGCAGCTAAAAATTTTACAGAAGCAATCGAAGAAAATCCGAAAGATGCGCTGGGATACATTAATTTTGCAAATTTATTAGACGTATTAGGTGATAGTGAGCGAGCGATTTTATTTTATAAACGTGCACTAGAGTTAGATGATAAATCTGCAGCTGCCTATTATGGTTTAGGAAACGTATATTACGGCCAAGAGCAATTTAATGAGGCGAAAGCTGTATTTGAACAAGCAATGCAAGCTGGGTTACAATCAGCTGATGTAACATTTATGGTAGGTATCACACATGTGCAGCTTGGAAATGATCGTCTTGCACTACCATTCTTACAAAGAGCAACAGAATTAGATGAAAACGATGTAGAAGCTGTATTCCAGTGTGGACTTTGCTTCGCGCGACTAGAACACATTCAAGAGGCGAAACCTTATTTTGAAAAGGTATTAGAAATGGATGAAGAGCATGCAGATGCGTATTACAATTTAGGTGTTGCGTACGTATTTGAGGAAGATAATGAGAAGGCTCTCGCTTTATTTAAGAAAGCAACTGAAATTCAGCCAGATCACTTTTTAGCGGGGAATGGCATTCGTTTATTAGAGCAAGAAGCTGAATAA